The Pseudomonas cucumis sequence GGTCTGGCTGCACCACTTCTTCACCATGGGTTCGGGTGCCAGCGTCAACGCCTTCTTCGGTCTGGCGACGATGCTGATTTCGATCCCGACGGGGGTGAAGCTATTCAACTGGCTGTTCACCATCTACCAGGGCCGTCTGCGTTTCACCAGCCAGGTGCTGTGGACCCTGGGCTTCATGGTGACCTTCGCCATCGGCGGCATGACCGGCGTACTGCTGGCCATCCCGGGTGCTGACTTCGTTCTGCACAACAGCCTGTTCGTGATCGCGCACTTCCATAACGTGATCATCGGCGGCGCGGTATTCGGTTACATCGCAGGCTTCGCCTTCTACTTCCCGAAAGCGTTCGGCTTCAAGCTGCATGAAGGTTGGGGCAAGGCTGCATTCTGGTTCTGGATCTCGGGCTTCTTCGTCGCGTTCATGCCGCTCTATGCACTGGGCTTCATGGGCATGACCCGTCGTCTGAACGCCACCACCAACCCTGAGTGGGTGCCGTACCTGTACGTCGCCATGTTCGGTGCGGTGATGATTGCCGTCGGTATCGCCTGCCAGCTGATCCAGCTCTATGTCAGCGTGCGTGATCGCAACAAGCCAGAGAACATGTGCGAACACGGCGACCCGTGGAATGCCCATACCCTGGAGTGGTCGACCTCGTCGCCACCACCGTTCTACAACTTTGCTGTGCTGCCAAAAGCGGAAACCATCGACCCGTTCACCGAAGCCAAGGAAAACGGCACCGCGTACAAGGCTCCGGCCAAGTACGAGCCGATCCACATGCCAAACAACACCGCCACCGGTGTGGTCATGGGTGCTCTGTTGACCGTGTTCGGTTTCGCGATGATCTGGCACATCTGGTGGTTGGCCATCGTTAGCCTGGTCGGCACCGTGGGTTACTTCGTTATCCATGCTGCACGTGATGATCAGGGCTATATGGTGCCGGTCGACGTGATCGAGCGCATCGAAGCCGAGCAGCACAAGCGTCTGGTAGCGGCCGGGAAAGTTCCAGCCACCGCCACCCGTGTTGAAACCTCGTTGGAACAGGCTTAAACCATGTCGAACTTAGTGACCAATGCTGGACACACCCATGTCGATGGACATGGGCACGATGACCATCACCACGACTCGGGCGAGATGACCGTATTCGGTTTCTGGCTCTACCTGATGACCGACTGCATCCTGTTTGCGTCGATCTTCGCGGCGTACGCGGTACTGGTTAACAACGTAGCGGGTGGCCCGTCGGGCCACGATATCTTCGAACTGCCATACGTACTGGGCGAAACCGCTCTGCTGCTGTTCAGTTCGATCACCTATGGCTTCGCCATGCTGGCGTTGTTCAAGGGCAAGAAGAACCAGGTGCTGGGCTGGCTGGGCATGACCTTCCTGTTCGGTGCCGGCTTCATCGGCATGGAGATCAACGAGTTCCACGTACTGATCTCCGAAGGCTTCGGCCCTAGCCGCAGCGGCTTCCTGTCCGGGTTCTTC is a genomic window containing:
- the cyoB gene encoding cytochrome o ubiquinol oxidase subunit I, yielding MFGKLSWEAVPFHEPIVMVTIAMIALGGLALFAAITYFKKWTYLWTEWLTSVDHKKIGVMYIIVAMVMLLRGFADAIMMRTQLAMATEGSPGYLPPEHYDQIFTAHGVIMIIFMAMPFFTGLMNLAVPLQIGARDVAYPFLNSLSFWLLVSGVVLINLSLGVGEFAKTGWVAYPPLSGLQYSPGVGMDYYIWALQLSGLGTTLTGVNFLATVLKMRTPGMKLMDMPIFTWTCTWANVLIVASFPILTATLALLTLDRYMDFHIFTNELGGNPMMYVNLFWAWGHPEVYILILPAFGIFSEVISTFTGKRLFGHHSMVYASGAISILGFMVWLHHFFTMGSGASVNAFFGLATMLISIPTGVKLFNWLFTIYQGRLRFTSQVLWTLGFMVTFAIGGMTGVLLAIPGADFVLHNSLFVIAHFHNVIIGGAVFGYIAGFAFYFPKAFGFKLHEGWGKAAFWFWISGFFVAFMPLYALGFMGMTRRLNATTNPEWVPYLYVAMFGAVMIAVGIACQLIQLYVSVRDRNKPENMCEHGDPWNAHTLEWSTSSPPPFYNFAVLPKAETIDPFTEAKENGTAYKAPAKYEPIHMPNNTATGVVMGALLTVFGFAMIWHIWWLAIVSLVGTVGYFVIHAARDDQGYMVPVDVIERIEAEQHKRLVAAGKVPATATRVETSLEQA
- a CDS encoding cytochrome o ubiquinol oxidase subunit III yields the protein MSNLVTNAGHTHVDGHGHDDHHHDSGEMTVFGFWLYLMTDCILFASIFAAYAVLVNNVAGGPSGHDIFELPYVLGETALLLFSSITYGFAMLALFKGKKNQVLGWLGMTFLFGAGFIGMEINEFHVLISEGFGPSRSGFLSGFFTLVGTHGLHVTSGLIWMAIMMYQVQKNGLTATNKTRLSCLSLFWHFLDVVWICVFTVVYLMGTM